Proteins encoded in a region of the Schaalia hyovaginalis genome:
- a CDS encoding ABC transporter permease has protein sequence MTSPLPLLREIRASALAQRLASLVVGLIMAIATASVIATAGYAAGRQQQILSTIDDMGTRSLTIRTAQSDSPLTLGLANALAGYDIVAQTTAFSEVFDVSARTDSGAPRVSARRVYGRWATEREDRLDKSHPPVPVRAIASPGVLDRLGLAPSGGAVRTIDDGPEFQVVAEEALPEFLDDYVPTILIPTRADPTTPVASILIVADSAANLPFVERLVIDHLSGIPSSTYTLASSQQFAALRTALDGSLTSSNRTLILATLTIAAVSAMIVVWGTVLMRRKDFGRRRALGATRTTILVLTIGQVALASIVGAFLGTGAGLVLLLARGAPLPGGAFVCAGASALVLSSCTLAVLPAAWASARDPLHELRVP, from the coding sequence ATCGCCACGGCTTCAGTCATCGCGACCGCCGGCTACGCCGCGGGACGCCAGCAGCAGATCCTCTCGACGATCGACGACATGGGCACGCGATCCCTCACCATCCGCACCGCCCAATCCGACTCCCCGCTCACGTTAGGACTCGCAAACGCACTCGCCGGATACGACATCGTCGCTCAGACCACGGCCTTCTCCGAGGTCTTCGACGTGTCGGCCCGCACCGACTCCGGGGCGCCTCGTGTCAGCGCACGGCGCGTCTACGGGCGTTGGGCGACCGAACGAGAGGATCGGCTCGACAAGTCCCATCCGCCCGTCCCCGTCAGGGCGATCGCCTCTCCCGGCGTCCTCGACCGACTCGGACTCGCACCCTCGGGCGGAGCGGTGCGCACCATCGATGACGGCCCGGAATTCCAAGTCGTCGCAGAAGAAGCACTCCCGGAGTTCCTCGACGACTACGTCCCGACGATCCTCATCCCGACTCGCGCCGATCCCACCACACCGGTCGCATCGATCCTCATCGTCGCGGACTCCGCAGCGAATCTCCCCTTCGTTGAACGACTCGTCATCGATCATCTGTCGGGGATCCCCTCCTCGACCTACACCCTCGCTTCTTCGCAGCAGTTCGCCGCGCTTCGCACCGCCCTCGACGGTTCGCTCACTTCTTCGAACCGGACTCTCATCCTCGCGACGCTCACGATCGCAGCAGTCTCAGCGATGATCGTCGTCTGGGGGACGGTCCTCATGCGCCGCAAGGACTTCGGGCGCCGACGAGCCCTCGGGGCGACACGGACGACCATCCTCGTCCTCACCATCGGCCAGGTCGCACTCGCCTCCATCGTCGGAGCATTCCTCGGCACGGGAGCAGGGCTCGTCCTGCTCCTCGCACGCGGCGCGCCCCTTCCCGGAGGAGCCTTCGTCTGCGCAGGCGCCTCGGCCCTCGTCCTCAGCTCCTGCACCTTGGCGGTCCTCCCTGCGGCGTGGGCGTCTGCCCGCGATCCCCTCCACGAACTGCGAGTGCCCTAG
- the mfd gene encoding transcription-repair coupling factor — translation MILTGLARLIESDTALDRATGSLASGRSGVLVMPKGARPPAIAALARSAQARPALVLTATGRDAERLTNALRSWIDGVEMMPAWETLPHERLSPQVDTMARRIAVLRRLAHPVEGDKHAGPISVLVVPIRAFLQPVICGLGELEPVRVHPGDRVDLEDLAHRLAALGYERVDMVESRGQLSVRGGILDVFPPQEAHPVRVELWDDEVDEIRAFSVQDQRTLSLLEEGLWAPACRELLLTDAVRARARDLTDDLPGAAEMLSLASEGIAAPGIESLAPLLASGMERLVDLVPKDSPILAADPERIRARAADLVATTEEFLAAAWSVAAGGGATPLQASAASFLHLDDLIAEGGRPWWELTELPPAELAGIDEDAHESVEDGASPSGPRASVVSPTLMRMGMREVRPYRGDFAAACHDLKALADARWTIVVATEGPGPAKRIRTILAESGLHAAFVEDLGQTPEAGSILVTTAQAEAGFVAPELKLAILTESDLTGRAGASTRDMRKMPSRRKKGIDPLALHPGDYIVHDQHGIGRFVELVSRTVGRADSAVTRDYLVLEYAPSKRGQPGDRLYVPTDSLDQISKYTGSDQPALTKMGGAEWAKTKARAKKAVNEVAKELIRLYAARQATKGRAFGPDTPWQRELEDAFPYVETPDQLVTIDEVKADMEKSVPMDRLLTGDVGYGKTEIAVRAAFKAIQDGAQVALLVPTTLLVQQHVETFTERYAGFPVSIASLSRFSSAKEAEEVKAGLASGKIDLVIGTHSLLTGTVSFKNLGLVVIDEEQRFGVEHKETLKALRTDVDVLSMSATPIPRTLEMAVSGIREMSILQTPPEERQPVLTFVGSYTDQQVSAAIRRELLRDGQVFFVHNRVDSITSVAAHVQELVPEARIRVAHGKLSEHQLEEVIVDFWNHEFDVLVCTTIVETGLDISNANTLIVDRADVFGLSQLHQLRGRVGRGRERAYAYFFYPGDKTLTETAHERLKTIAANTDLGAGLAVAQKDLEIRGAGNLLGGAQSGHIEGVGFDLYVRMVADAVAMFKGEVPEVKPALRLDIPVDAHIPESYVPGERLRLEVYGKIAAVATAEQEADLRDELADRYGPIPRQVELLFAVARMRELLRSRGLEEAVLQGKYLRVNPIELRESQVLRLKRLHPGTVIKAAVRQLLVPVPMTKRMGGDPLTDESFLEWLEVLVTKVLTPFER, via the coding sequence ATGATCCTCACGGGACTCGCCCGCCTCATCGAATCCGACACCGCCTTGGACCGGGCGACGGGCTCGCTCGCCTCGGGGCGCTCCGGGGTCCTCGTCATGCCCAAGGGGGCGCGCCCGCCCGCGATCGCCGCGCTCGCGCGCAGCGCGCAGGCGAGGCCCGCGCTCGTCCTCACGGCGACGGGGCGCGATGCGGAGCGTCTGACGAACGCCCTGCGCTCGTGGATCGACGGCGTCGAGATGATGCCCGCCTGGGAGACCCTGCCGCACGAGCGCCTTTCGCCCCAGGTCGACACCATGGCCCGCAGGATCGCGGTCCTGCGCAGGCTGGCGCACCCCGTTGAAGGCGACAAGCATGCGGGTCCGATCTCGGTCCTGGTCGTTCCGATCAGGGCCTTCCTCCAGCCGGTGATCTGCGGGCTCGGAGAGCTCGAACCCGTGCGTGTGCATCCCGGGGACCGCGTCGACCTCGAGGATCTCGCGCACCGGCTGGCCGCCCTCGGCTATGAGCGGGTCGACATGGTCGAATCGAGGGGGCAGCTGTCCGTGCGCGGAGGGATCCTCGACGTCTTCCCGCCGCAGGAGGCCCACCCGGTGCGCGTGGAGCTGTGGGACGACGAGGTGGATGAGATCCGCGCCTTCTCCGTGCAGGACCAGCGCACGCTCAGCCTCCTCGAGGAGGGGCTGTGGGCCCCGGCCTGCCGCGAACTGCTCCTCACCGACGCCGTGCGCGCCCGCGCCCGCGACCTCACCGATGACCTGCCCGGGGCGGCGGAGATGCTGTCCCTGGCGAGCGAGGGCATCGCGGCGCCCGGAATCGAGTCCCTCGCGCCGCTGCTCGCTTCGGGCATGGAGCGGCTCGTCGACCTCGTTCCGAAGGATTCGCCGATCCTCGCCGCGGATCCGGAGCGCATCCGTGCGCGCGCCGCCGACCTCGTGGCCACGACCGAGGAGTTCCTCGCCGCGGCGTGGTCCGTCGCCGCGGGCGGGGGAGCGACCCCGCTTCAGGCCTCGGCCGCCTCCTTCCTCCACCTCGACGATCTGATCGCCGAGGGCGGCCGCCCCTGGTGGGAGCTCACGGAACTGCCCCCGGCCGAACTGGCCGGAATCGATGAGGACGCGCACGAGTCCGTCGAGGACGGGGCTTCGCCCTCGGGGCCCCGGGCGAGCGTCGTATCGCCGACGCTCATGCGCATGGGGATGCGCGAGGTGCGCCCCTACCGGGGTGATTTCGCCGCGGCGTGCCACGACCTCAAGGCCCTCGCGGATGCGCGCTGGACGATCGTCGTCGCGACGGAGGGGCCCGGGCCCGCGAAGCGCATTCGGACGATCCTCGCCGAATCGGGCCTGCACGCCGCCTTCGTCGAAGACCTCGGGCAAACGCCCGAAGCGGGATCGATCCTCGTCACGACTGCGCAGGCCGAAGCGGGTTTCGTCGCCCCCGAGCTCAAGCTCGCGATCCTCACGGAGTCCGATCTCACCGGGCGTGCGGGGGCCTCGACGCGCGACATGCGCAAGATGCCCTCGCGCCGCAAGAAGGGCATCGACCCGCTGGCCCTGCACCCGGGCGACTACATCGTTCACGATCAGCACGGCATCGGCCGTTTCGTCGAGCTCGTGTCCCGGACCGTGGGGCGCGCCGACTCGGCCGTGACCCGCGACTACCTCGTCTTGGAGTACGCGCCCTCGAAGCGCGGGCAGCCGGGCGACCGCCTCTACGTGCCGACCGATTCCCTCGACCAGATCTCGAAGTACACGGGTTCGGATCAGCCGGCGCTGACGAAGATGGGCGGCGCCGAGTGGGCGAAGACGAAGGCGCGCGCGAAGAAGGCGGTGAACGAGGTCGCCAAGGAGCTCATCCGCCTCTACGCCGCCCGGCAGGCGACCAAGGGCCGCGCATTCGGGCCGGACACGCCCTGGCAGCGCGAGCTCGAGGACGCCTTCCCCTACGTGGAGACACCGGACCAGTTGGTGACGATCGATGAGGTCAAGGCGGATATGGAGAAGTCGGTCCCGATGGATCGTCTTCTCACCGGCGATGTGGGCTACGGCAAGACGGAGATCGCGGTCCGGGCGGCTTTCAAGGCGATCCAGGACGGGGCGCAGGTGGCGCTCCTCGTGCCGACGACCCTGCTCGTCCAGCAGCATGTCGAGACCTTCACGGAGCGCTACGCCGGGTTCCCCGTTTCGATCGCGTCCCTGTCGCGCTTCTCGAGCGCGAAGGAGGCCGAGGAGGTGAAGGCGGGCCTGGCTTCGGGCAAGATCGACCTCGTCATCGGCACGCACTCCCTGCTCACCGGGACCGTGTCCTTCAAGAACCTCGGGCTCGTCGTCATCGACGAGGAGCAGCGCTTCGGCGTCGAGCACAAGGAGACCCTCAAGGCGCTGCGCACGGACGTCGACGTCTTGTCGATGTCGGCGACGCCGATCCCGCGCACGCTGGAGATGGCGGTGTCGGGCATCCGCGAGATGTCGATCCTCCAGACGCCGCCGGAGGAGCGCCAGCCCGTCCTCACTTTCGTCGGCTCCTATACGGATCAGCAGGTGAGCGCTGCGATCCGGCGCGAGCTCCTGCGAGACGGCCAGGTCTTCTTCGTTCACAACCGGGTCGATTCGATCACTTCGGTGGCCGCCCATGTTCAGGAGCTCGTCCCCGAGGCGAGGATCCGCGTCGCGCACGGCAAGCTCTCCGAGCACCAGCTCGAGGAGGTGATCGTCGATTTCTGGAATCACGAGTTCGACGTCCTCGTCTGCACGACGATCGTGGAGACGGGCCTGGACATCTCGAACGCGAACACGCTGATCGTGGACCGGGCGGACGTCTTCGGCCTCTCCCAGCTCCACCAGTTGCGGGGCCGCGTGGGCCGAGGGCGCGAGCGCGCCTACGCCTACTTCTTCTACCCGGGCGATAAGACGCTCACGGAGACCGCGCACGAGCGCTTGAAGACGATCGCGGCGAATACGGATCTGGGCGCGGGGCTCGCGGTCGCGCAGAAGGACTTGGAGATCCGGGGTGCGGGCAACCTGCTGGGCGGCGCCCAGTCGGGGCACATCGAGGGCGTGGGCTTCGACCTGTACGTGCGGATGGTCGCCGACGCGGTCGCCATGTTCAAGGGCGAGGTCCCCGAGGTCAAGCCCGCCCTGAGGCTGGACATCCCGGTCGACGCCCATATCCCCGAGTCCTACGTGCCGGGGGAGCGTCTGCGCCTGGAGGTGTACGGGAAGATCGCGGCCGTGGCCACCGCCGAGCAGGAGGCTGATCTGCGCGACGAGCTCGCCGACCGTTACGGTCCGATCCCGCGTCAGGTCGAGTTGCTCTTCGCGGTCGCGAGGATGAGGGAGCTCCTGCGGTCGCGCGGACTGGAGGAAGCGGTCCTCCAGGGGAAGTACCTGCGCGTGAATCCGATCGAACTGCGCGAATCGCAGGTCCTGCGGCTCAAACGGCTGCATCCCGGCACCGTCATCAAGGCGGCGGTCCGTCAGCTCCTCGTGCCCGTGCCGATGACCAAGCGCATGGGCGGCGATCCGCTCACGGACGAGTCCTTCCTCGAATGGCTCGAGGTCCTCGTCACCAAGGTGCTCACGCCTTTTGAGCGGTAG
- the pth gene encoding aminoacyl-tRNA hydrolase, with product MNAQTPWLVVGLGNPGAEYAQTRHNVGHLTLDVLLGRASAQFTRHRTGTRTADVRLGMLPGGLPGPRAVLAICESYMNTSGGPVGRLMSFLKIGPENLLVVHDDLDLPAHELRLKRGGGEGGHNGLKSISQVLGTKDYHRLRIGIGRPPGRQDPADYVLARISAKERPEWDVTFEEAADVVEDVLIRGFPQTQQALHSKNSGR from the coding sequence ATGAATGCGCAGACCCCCTGGCTCGTCGTGGGCCTCGGAAACCCGGGCGCCGAATACGCTCAGACCCGGCACAACGTCGGTCACCTCACCCTCGATGTGCTGCTCGGGCGCGCCTCGGCGCAGTTCACACGCCACCGCACGGGCACGCGAACGGCCGACGTCCGCCTCGGGATGCTCCCCGGCGGCCTCCCGGGCCCGAGGGCGGTCCTCGCGATCTGCGAGTCGTACATGAACACGAGCGGCGGGCCGGTGGGGCGCCTCATGAGCTTCCTCAAGATCGGCCCGGAGAACCTCCTCGTCGTCCATGACGACCTCGACCTGCCGGCGCACGAACTGCGTCTCAAGCGCGGCGGCGGCGAGGGCGGCCACAACGGCCTCAAGTCGATCTCGCAGGTCCTCGGGACGAAGGACTACCACAGGCTGCGTATCGGCATTGGGCGCCCGCCGGGCCGCCAGGACCCGGCCGACTACGTCCTGGCGAGGATCTCCGCGAAGGAGCGCCCCGAATGGGACGTGACCTTCGAGGAGGCCGCCGACGTCGTCGAGGACGTCCTCATCCGCGGTTTCCCGCAGACCCAGCAGGCCCTGCACTCGAAGAACTCGGGGCGCTGA